The Strix aluco isolate bStrAlu1 chromosome 18, bStrAlu1.hap1, whole genome shotgun sequence genome includes the window TTCATTTCCCTCATGTCCTGAGCAGATCTGTCCACATCCAGGGCAGCCACCACGGGACACTGATGGATTTTTGTTACCTGGAACAGAGAGGGATCTCTTGGCAGGGCCTGTCTGCTTGTGTTTGAGTCAGGACCAGGAGGCAGAGCTGCCTCCGAAATCCCATTCCCCCGCCCACTCTCATCATGGGAAGAAGGGGCACCAGTGCCAGGGACGGGGTCTGCTGCAGACAGCACAAGGGGGGCTGTGAAGGCACTTCCATGTCCAGAGCAGTGCTGGGCACCCCGAGAGGGATGGGGAACGTGGGCAGCAGGGACTTGTCCCGCCAGATGTGGCCACACGTGAATTCTGTCCCCAGTACTGCTGCTGCCCACACCAGATCCATTACAAACGGTCTCTCTCCACAGCCTGGAGGTGAAGTCCCCCTTGCTGTCCCCTGCCACTGCTTGTTGCCTTCAGGACTTCAGTTAAGCACAAACCTCAGTGCTGCTACTGTCCTTGATCTCCTCTCCCTCCGCAAACTCATACGTCACACAGTAGCTGTAGGTGATCACCGGAGCCTGAGAGCCAACCTCCAGCTGCTGAAGAGCGCTGGGATCGGGGACTCCCTTGATTTCCCCAACACTCACAACCACTCGTGCTTCGCTCCTGATCAGCTCTAAAAGGAAGACAAGCTGCAGCATGCTCCTTCCAGAGCGAGGAAGGCACAGAGCAAGAGGAAACCTCCAAATGGTGTCCCGCCACCTGgcatccctccctgccgcccTGTGCTAACGTTGTGACAAGCCACTGCCACATGGGGTCACTCCAAAGCCACGCAAACATCTCCTGGCTTGGTTGCTTTGCCTCCCTAGTTAACATTTTAGACCAAAGAGCACATCCAGTGCATAAACTCATTGAGTAGGGGCCATCAAGAAGGGCTTCGCATCCCCGGGTGTCCCCAGCCCCTTGCTCTTGTCCCAGTCAGGGACGTGCCACACTGCAGAGGTGGCACCGCTTCGTGCAGACAGTGCAGCACCCACGTGAGCGTCTTCCCCAGTGGAGATGTTCCTCTTTCAGCAGCTAAAGAGGAAAATGCACCATCTGAAACCAGACAGTGTCTAGGAAGCAAAGATGGGGGCAGGCCATGACACTGAGGCAGTGGTAGGAGTAGGTCGTTCTTGCAATCTTTGGACCTGACTAAGGCTAAAACAACCTCGATTGTAATTACACTGCTGCAGGGTCCTCTGCCTGTCTCCCCACTTGTACTAGTGGGGTAAAAAGGCCCAGAGAAAGATCTCCatgggaggagaggcaggaaggaTGTCAATACTGGATCCAAGTTTGCCCTGAGGACTCCTAGCTCAACCACAACGAAACCACCTCCTGAGTCACAGGGTCAGCGCATTCAGGTTCAAAGGCAAAGGCTCACCTGGCTGCCTCGCCAAACCGTGGAACTGGTGCCTCTCATCAGGCCCTATGCGGATGTCATCGAGGATGCAGAGCTTGGGCAGGCTGTCCACGAGGAAGCCTCTGTAAGTGGGAATGAGAGCCAGTGGGTTCCCCTGGAGCACCAGGACACGAAGCTTCTGCAAACTGGACAGTTGGGAGACCAGCCCCAGCAGATCCGTGAAGTTGTTAAAGCTTAGATCAAGGGAGACAAGATTTGGCCTAAGGAGAGAACCCAGAGAAGAAGGTTAGGCAAACAGCATCCATCCGAGGATAGAGAACTACTGCCCTGgatcaaaaaaagaaataaaaattgtgtttCCCCAGCACAAAATGGGTCAAACTGGGTACAATCTCAAGAGGTTAATTCCAAATTCCTGAGCCATATGGTCCATTGCCAGTCTTCCCCACAACTCAAAACCATGTTTCTTTAGCATCCATTAACCACCCCACTGCATCATTTAGTGATGCAGCCTAAGCTTTAGATCCTTCCCAGCACAGACTCCCAGCAGGGGCTTTGGGAAGGGCATGGAAGAAGGAAGCTGCCCAGGAACATGGGAACTGCAGTGGGCAGGGTGTCAAGGCCATTCCCCAGGTGATCTCCCCATTTCACACCTTGGCCACAGACCAAGACACCCTCTAAGCATGAGACAGAAGAGACAGAGCGCTCTGCACAGGCATTGGACACAGAGCAAAGAAACAACCCTGCTGAAGGTCTGTAATTTCCTAACGTGTGCCACCTTGTTGGCTTGAGGTCATCTGCTCACATCCGCCCACCTCCCTTTCAGGGGCCCACGTTCAGCCCGTGGCGTTACCAGAAGTTCGCAGTGAGGTACTTGTCCTGCAAAGGGTCACACAGCCTGTTGTGTCCCAGCCCCAAGTGCTGCAGCTCCGGAGGAGGCTGAGCGCACAGGTCCCGCAGATCAGCCACAGCATTGCAGCAGAGCTCCAGGACCTGCCCGGGACAGAGGGAACAACAAACGCCCTTTCCAATGAGACATTGCTGGCACTCCTTCGAGCTGCTCGGCTCGCACAGTGCTCTCAGACAGGACCTCCTGCCCCGTCCTGCCGCTGCAAGGCACCGCTCACTCACCTTCAGCATCCGGGGCAGGTTGACTGAACTTATCTTGCTGATGTGGTTGGCACTGAGGatgagctcctccagctgctctaACTGCAACAGACCCTCATCGACCTCCTCTACCTGCAAAGAGACAGGTTTGGCCAACGTGTCTCCAAGCCACCTCATGGCCATGGTGACACAGACATGTCGTGTTGATCCACGTGACATATGTGTAACACGGATTAGTGCAACACGCTGGGTGGGGGGGCCAGTAGCTCCACCTCAGCTGCAATAGTGGGAGCTGGGAAGACCCTGAGATGGGGAAGGTGCCCTTTTCCCAGGGTATTTTCCCTCCCACCAGGAAGACGTGGGTTCCTGGCCCAGACATGTGTAGCTTTACAGGCACCAGCAGCTGCACTTACACCCTTGCCAACGATCCGCAGGGACCGGAGGACCTGGAAGATGTTGGAGCCATGGATGAGCTCAGGCGCCAGCACGGCCATTTCCCGCAGGTGCTGGTCCTGGGGGCTGCAGTCCGgcggcagggcccaggggctgtGCCGGTCGCTCAGCAGCTCCATCCGCGCCTCGGGGCTCTCCTCACCCAGCAGCAtggcctcctcctgcccagctgggtCTGGCCCCAGCCCCGGCTGGCCTCTGCGGCGGCTCGTGCGTGCATCAAAGCGGGACTTGCtctgcagaggagaggggagcagcAGTGACAGCCCTGCAGACCCCCTGCCACATCCCATGGCTGTGCCCCCCCGACCCCTTACCCAGCTGCCAAGGCCACAGGGGAAGTCCTGCAGACCCAGGCGCCGAAGGTGCTTCCAAAAAGCAGCTGAGACACTGCAGTGGCCGGGTGCTGCcatccagccccagccaggcagggaaCTCCCTGGCTCAGTGGCAGCGTTCCCGTTGCTAGGAGATGGTGGGGACGCGGATGCCATGGGGACTGGGGACCAAGTTCTGCAAGCCAGGCCCCAGGGCGAGCCTGGGACAGCACGGAGCTCCCCAGGCTGGGTATAAATCCCTGGTTTTCTGGATCTCCCCCTGGGGTTCTGGGGGCTGCTCCCCACCAGGGAAAGTGGGTGGCCTCATGCAGCATTTGCAGTGTCAGCCCTGTCCCCTGGCCAAGGACCTGTGGCATGGCATTTGCCATTTCACTTATCTACATCCTGAGTGTCACTCAAGTTTCAAGGAGGAAGCAGTCAAGTTCTCACTTAGCTGCACTGCTGTTCACTCACCACTGTCACAGCAGCCCAAGGCCATCGGAAAACAAAGTTCACAGCTAAAAATACCGGCTCCTACACTTGGAAAAAGTAGATGAGCCCCAGGAACAAAAGCCACAGCTCTGTCTCAGGTCAGACTCAGGTCTCCGTGCTCTgaggtttatttgctttttccaGCAATAGGTATTGAGGCAATGGCTACAAATTCCATTTTAGGGAGCCTACAGAGAAGCCTGTGTCAGCAAAACGTCACCAAATGAATTGCAGATGCTCTGTGGCATCTGGTGGTTACGTGGTGGAAAGCTGAACTTCCACTCAGGTTGGGTTTCACAGGACAGATGCCGATCTGCTCCCTTATCAGCTCAGCAGCTTATCACAGTTGTGTACAGATCAGAAAGGATGTGCAGAGCTTGCACACGCCGAGAGATAGTGACATGCCATGGAGTGGAATAACCAGGCAAACTGCTATCCTCAGCTCAGTAGAAAAATGAAGTCAAATCTTCTAAAAATCTTTGAAAGAGTGTTACCAGTGGTTGAATCGTGTTTCGTGGAAAAGCCAAGCTGTAAGAATGATGCTTCTCTTATTTGTATCACTGTTACAAATAATTGGGCCCcactggcatcagtgctgcacaaAGAGATGTTCCCTGCTCCAGGAGGAAGACCGGCTGCGATTCCTTGGCTGTCCTCCCTGGCTGTACCTGTCTGGGGCAGCTGGAAGGGGACTGGGAGTGCCTGATGCCCAACGGTCTCTTGTATGTGCAAGGTCGTGCACCTTCCACACATCTTGCAACGCACTGTAGGGCACTAACTGGCAGCATCTCTCTGCTTTTATAGTGCTTCCAGGCAAGCAACCCTCCAAGATAACCCTTCTACTTGAAAGGAGCCATCTGTACCCATCATTGTCTTTGCAGGGATGTTCCTAAAGAACACCCTGCACAAAGTAACATATCTCTCTCCATTTTACccccaaataataataaaaacctcaAATTAAAGAAGTGTCTGCCAGAACTGTCCTTTTCTGGTTCTTCTCCAGCACTCTGCTGTACTGTCTGCTGCCTCACGCTGTAGGCTATGAgaatttattctctttctttgcattattttGCACCTGGGAATATGGGTCGTGCAAGATGAAATGCATCCCTGTGGGATGGCTGCATCCCTCTGCTCGGCTGTCCGGGGCTGCCTCGCAGCACGTGGCAGAACCACGTTCAGTTTATGAATCGCCATTATTGTGGCTTCAGGCAAACAATTGAGGTCTGAAGTTACAGGCTGGTGGGACCCGAGTGCAACATGGTACAGGGGAAACGTCCGTTCTCATTTCAAGCATTGGGAATCAGTTGAGCCCAGAGAACAGTCCTTGTACCAGTCCCAGGCACTCCAGAGGAGTTCATGCGCACAccaagctttttattttcagatagaTTTTTTCACGTGGAAAAGAGAACTGATTATTTTGACACCAAGCTGTGgttctttgaaagttttctggCGACTTGACAAACGTTCATCTTTTAGTCTATGACTTCCTTTCAGGTATATCTTTTATTATGGAGGCGGGAAGCACAAGCGTGTTTGTGTCACTTTGCATTTTCACAGAAGTATGTTCCCAGGGGTTTCCTCTACCCTCCTTTCTGTCCTAAACTATCAATAAGTTCATCAGGTTCTCTTCTGATCACAGCCTCACACTTGTAAATCCTCAGaatgatttttctctgttttggtgTGTCTGAAAATTTCCTACATTTAGTTACTGGAAACAGAAAATAGCCTCAGGGGAGTCAGACGCGTGACAGAGATGGGGAGGTGGGATCCTGGACATCCTCTGCTGGGTTATGTGAGGGGGTCACACCCCAGGGACAGGGTCTTACAGACATCCAGCAGAGGGATTTATATTTACCTGGAGGCCAGATCTGCCTTGCACACAAGCCCCTCATGGCTTTTTCACTCCCCACGTTAGCCCATTCTTACACTGACCCTGCAGGAGAAGGTTGCTGGCCTTGGGCACCAATATGCGCTTGCATGCTCCAaccatgttatttaaaaaaacaacagagttTATGTTCCAAAATCGACATTTTGGAAAGCCTGAGGATTTAGATGGGATGGCTAAGCCAAGGGTCCTGAACTCCTAGTCAAATAGATGATACAGGTCACCATCTGTGTCAGTTTGAAACTGCACCTAGATCTCAATCAGTGAAGACGCATTTGAACCAACTTTTGATAtcatctttcaaaaaagaaaaaaccccaaactatcaCCCGCAAAAAAAACCCATGGAGGAGCCACTGACGCAAACCTCCACGGTACTTAAATGCAGCTTGGCTGTCCACATCTACAGCACTCCAGGCAACAAGCAGCTTGAACACCAGCATCCAGCTTGCGGCCAAGTCAGCTGCTCTCCGAGCCCACCATGAAACGCCGAGCAGGTGGGTGTGACTTAACCTTGCCACGCATTCTAAGGTTGCATTGGTTGATGTTCATCACTAGCTCAGGCACTTAACGTCTATACGCTTTAGAATTTAGCACGCTGCACAAAACCAGGAAGTTTTGCAAAAATGATGTAGAGGCTTGAGACTAATCATTGTattcgttctttttttttttttttttctctcttttccctctgcaTTTGAATGCAGAGATCAACAGGTTTGccatcttcctcttctgttcacTGATTTCTTTGGGCTCCTTGGCACCAACAGCTACCTCAGAAGAAAGCAAATCTACTACAGGACAGAGACAGAAGCATTTTACTACCAGTATAAAGCCCTTGGCATCAGTGATAGAAAAGCAAGCGACTGCCTTGTTTAAAAACTATGTAAGTGTACTATTTTGCATTTACTGTATCTGTGCAGAAATCTCTTGAATTATTATAAAACACCAGGAAGACCATCAGAAAAGATATATTTGGGTTAGAACCTAAAGTAGTCTCTTCTCTGTATTCCATACAAGAAGGAaaacattacattacattattttAGGGCAGAGTTGGAGCGATGTCTAGGACAGCTAAGGAAAGCTTGGGCAGCTTTGCCTCAGCTAACTGCTAGCTGTGACCTTCCAGACTGAATCATTGTTCCTTCTCGGTCTCCTGAGTCACGCTGGGCTTGAAGCAAGCATCATTTTGGAGGAAAGTAGTCAGATCTCTGGAAATATGGAGAGAATTACCTTGCTCTTTGGTCTGATCCTAGTACTAGAGCAGTCAGGAGCATTTCTGCCAAAAATCCTGCTCACCCATCCTTTCCTTGGAGGTGGAAAAATGTTCAGTGAACCCAAGTGTCAATGCTTGGGTATGGTAGGGAGACGTAGGCTTATACAAAATTCCTGGGAACAGGTTCCCAAGAGTACATtgataaaaaaatcagtgtaagcATTTCCACTGAATTCATTCTTGAAATCAAAACCATCTCTGCTGGAACAGATGAAAATACACTCAGGCCAAAGCAAATCTCTTGCATGAGTAAATTTTGcccatatggggaaaaaaaaaaaaaaaaaaaaagacttagaaaagctgaaaacaaagcCAAGCATGGTATTAAGATAGAAAGTACTGCACAATCATAGCCACAGATAATGTGCAATACCTACTTGATAAAAGGAGCGTAGGTGTTAATACAGCTATTGAACAGTAACAAGAAAACCCCAAGCATACACAGACTGAAAGATAGGTGTGTATGTGCCCAGACATTCgaatatgaaaaatgtaaaacaaaagattaataatttctctctcctcttcctcccctacaGAATGCGTGTAGCTCTATAACACCCAAAACTGCAAGGTGGCTAACTGCTAACTCCCAAGCCAAAGACATGGTGAAGAAAATATCCGAATGCCCAGCTTTTGATGCGGATTGCTGCATTTTCCACACTTTTTACAGCATTTTGCAAAATGTGAAAAGCGATATAGAGTTAATCTGTGGTAGGAATTTAACTCGGTTTGTCGATGCAAATATCAATCAGCTAACTGTAACATTGAGGGAACGAGCTGCATTTTACACCTGCAAGAACAGGAACTTCCTGCAGACGGATCATAGCCAGGTCCAGAGGATGAGAATGTCAGAGAAGAAGATGTACATCTGGCGGGTTTTACAGAAATATGAACAATTTAtgcaaaatacaacaaaaatgtaCTCTTCAGCAGAAATGTAATATGCcagaatgaaaaaataactttaagaTACTAGAGATTTGGCTAAATGTGACCTATCAGTAGTTATGTGATTGGTTTGATGCCAGGAACAACATTGATAATGTACTTGCTATATTCTACATATTATAACTATATAATCTagtttaatttaatatttaaaggaTGAATGTCTTAAGTTATTGATTGTATTTATTATAAAACTATTTATACTGTCTTATTTGCAACAGCATATAAAATGGATGGACTAATGTAAGTCAGGGTGATTTAACCAACTAATCATGACATAAAtaagcaaacaggaaaatgtaattttggtaGTTTTAACGGTAGTTATACTTTTATcttgcaattatttttcaaaagaaaagttgaTTGTCAGTAGACTGATTTTGTACTTCTCTCTCTGCTAGTTAATTGTATTTATGAATTTATAAATCTATTTTTACAAATTTATTTAAGCAATTATatagtttatatatatttattcagatttttaacttttatattttaatactgaaaggGATGAACGATATATTTGCTACTTAGTAGGTGAATGGTTTTACTCATTTTCTGTCATTATATCTGGATAGAACCTGGAATTTAactaaaataagattaaataaaactaatattGCTGGATTCTCTTTTTACTATGTAATtcttttttacaatattttttgcaCTGAAAACCTAGTGTTTTATTAAACAGCAAATTCAACTATTTGTTTCTGGTCCTTATGTTAAAGATAACAGCACATATTCTCCTTTCCCACGCATTTTTATTCATAGGCACAAAGCAGTTTTGTTTGTTCTGGTTTCTCATTTGGATCCACCAGTAGGTAATTTGTTTTCTAATCAGCCCCTGCTTCTGAAGGCTAAATAATTGTGGTTTCTGCAACACAGCTCCAGAGTCTGATTTAGATTTACAAGTTTTCATGGTTCACAGCCAGCACCAGCTTTGCTGGAAACATGCTGGATTAGCTCAGACACAACCACTGCACCAAAACGTGGCTGAGCTAATTTACTGCTCTGGGAGCTGGTAACAGAGTAAAGACACTCAAATGGTCTAGGAGCAATAGGACTTGTCATACTTTTCTCACCTTTATTTCATCAACTCCTGATTACCCCAAGTAATGGGAAGGTTAATAATAATACAATTATTTTAGTCTAAATCACCATACAAAATTCAAGCCAGTCTAAGCATTAGAATCAGTTCCCAAATTAACgttatctatttaaaaaatcagttccCAAAATTAGTAttatctatataaaaaaaataatttgacttgAAACGCCCACTTAAAACACCAGTAAAAGATTACTCCTCCTTCTGCTGCCATCCCCTGTGTTCGTTGATGGTGGTCCCTACCAGCACACAGCCCTGTGCAGGGTTGACTTTGCTCAAGAGTACTCAGATTTGTGCTCTGAATGCCCACGGAATTGCAGCTGGATTGAGCTCCTGCATCCCAGTGGCACCAGTGCTCCTTCTCTGCGAGGCTGTGAAAAGCGCAGGAGGAGCTGGACAGAGGGATTTTAGTACCAGTTCATTGCCTCCATCCTCACTTCAAATCCTCTCAGTGCAAAATACCTCAGTGCCCAAGTCACCCTCTGCTGTAGCGGTTCTTCAAGACATTAGTGCTGACGCGGCTCTTCCTCCTCCCGTTGCTGGAGAAGTGGCCCTGTTCTGCACAGACTTCTCCAGGAAGAGTGATTTCTTG containing:
- the LRRC43 gene encoding leucine-rich repeat-containing protein 43, whose protein sequence is MAAPGHCSVSAAFWKHLRRLGLQDFPCGLGSWVRGRGGTAMGCAGQEEAMLLGEESPEARMELLSDRHSPWALPPDCSPQDQHLREMAVLAPELIHGSNIFQVLRSLRIVGKGVEEVDEGLLQLEQLEELILSANHISKISSVNLPRMLKVLELCCNAVADLRDLCAQPPPELQHLGLGHNRLCDPLQDKYLTANFWPNLVSLDLSFNNFTDLLGLVSQLSSLQKLRVLVLQGNPLALIPTYRGFLVDSLPKLCILDDIRIGPDERHQFHGLARQPELIRSEARVVVSVGEIKGVPDPSALQQLEVGSQAPVITYSYCVTYEFAEGEEIKDSSSTEVTKIHQCPVVAALDVDRSAQDMREMKGQREPAAMEEPKAHSAKVFVTPTKPWADTINCSYRREHTAKDLVGLKSYLMSGTIISVMEEKVLSWPVSADPEENTVMKEKARQRLQKDGAKVPVARDKQKKKEKARELRSDPPIRRTLGTGRVTLEALLATEDLVATVCDFGVLITEQPLQPPSLEGTVSSDRKEGKEKSRKPKAERESQAEQKTAVPAKGKIKNKDSAELEEGRRLQLVPLTVQFQMQLLRWPQAASTQSQESVAMAVGSTQ